Proteins from one Sander lucioperca isolate FBNREF2018 chromosome 16, SLUC_FBN_1.2, whole genome shotgun sequence genomic window:
- the wu:fb55g09 gene encoding uncharacterized protein wu:fb55g09 isoform X2, whose product MLSEMMCRRSWQQQDGKEAAERDPSIRRKHGWSKSCRGRLQGRRTGRGGWPKGRNHHHHHQHPQRHRPHHYPQPQHFQRPVMSLRPVNVKGNRARGMRAPKNTNQFLMHEKYQMLHMRSDSVGSDSGSCSDSEVELTDMDSYLGVLENARGALLDSPNPHGSTAPPGQILVLHDDSLRLQDDSLRLPEDSLRLQEDSMQYFPSEDDLIQSQNFMQRDFVEFCDILTP is encoded by the exons ATGCTCTCAGAGATGATGTGCAGGAGGAgctggcagcagcaggatgggAAAGAGGCTGCAGAGAGGGACCCTTCCATTCGTAGGAAACACGGCTGGTCCAAGAGCTGCAGGGGGCGCCTGCAGGGCCGGAGGACAGGAAGGGGAGGGTGGCCAAAAGGGCGcaatcaccaccaccaccaccagcacccTCAACGTCATCGTCCTCATCATTACCCTCAGCCACAACACTTCCAGAGGCCGGTGATGTCCCTCCGGCCCGTTAACGTCAAAGGAAACAGAGCGAGGGGGATGCGGGCCCCCAAGAACACCAACCAGTTTCTAATGCACGAGAAGTACCAGATGCTGCATATGCGCTCCGACTCAGTGGGGAGCGACAGCGGCAGCTGCTCCGACAGCGAGGTGGAGCTCACAGACATGGACTCATACCTGGGCGTCCTGGAGAATGCAAGAGGAGCCCTTTTGGACAGTCCCAACCCACACGGCTCAACGGCGCCACCAGGACAGATTCTGGTACTGCACG ATGACAGTCTGCGTCTGCAGGATGACAGTCTGCGTCTGCCAGAGGACAGTCTGCGTCTGCAGGAGGACAGCATGCAATATTTCCCCTCTGAAGATGACCTGATTCAGAGCCAGAATTTCATGCAGAGGGACTTTGTTGAGTTCTGTGACATCCTGACACCCTGA
- the wu:fb55g09 gene encoding uncharacterized protein wu:fb55g09 isoform X1, whose amino-acid sequence MLSEMMCRRSWQQQDGKEAAERDPSIRRKHGWSKSCRGRLQGRRTGRGGWPKGRNHHHHHQHPQRHRPHHYPQPQHFQRPVMSLRPVNVKGNRARGMRAPKNTNQFLMHEKYQMLHMRSDSVGSDSGSCSDSEVELTDMDSYLGVLENARGALLDSPNPHGSTAPPGQILVLHDDSPRLQNDSLRLQNDSLRLQDDSLRLPEDSLRLQEDSMQYFPSEDDLIQSQNFMQRDFVEFCDILTP is encoded by the coding sequence ATGCTCTCAGAGATGATGTGCAGGAGGAgctggcagcagcaggatgggAAAGAGGCTGCAGAGAGGGACCCTTCCATTCGTAGGAAACACGGCTGGTCCAAGAGCTGCAGGGGGCGCCTGCAGGGCCGGAGGACAGGAAGGGGAGGGTGGCCAAAAGGGCGcaatcaccaccaccaccaccagcacccTCAACGTCATCGTCCTCATCATTACCCTCAGCCACAACACTTCCAGAGGCCGGTGATGTCCCTCCGGCCCGTTAACGTCAAAGGAAACAGAGCGAGGGGGATGCGGGCCCCCAAGAACACCAACCAGTTTCTAATGCACGAGAAGTACCAGATGCTGCATATGCGCTCCGACTCAGTGGGGAGCGACAGCGGCAGCTGCTCCGACAGCGAGGTGGAGCTCACAGACATGGACTCATACCTGGGCGTCCTGGAGAATGCAAGAGGAGCCCTTTTGGACAGTCCCAACCCACACGGCTCAACGGCGCCACCAGGACAGATTCTGGTACTGCACGATGACAGTCCGCGTCTGCAGAATGACAGTCTGCGTCTGCAGAATGACAGTCTGCGTCTGCAGGATGACAGTCTGCGTCTGCCAGAGGACAGTCTGCGTCTGCAGGAGGACAGCATGCAATATTTCCCCTCTGAAGATGACCTGATTCAGAGCCAGAATTTCATGCAGAGGGACTTTGTTGAGTTCTGTGACATCCTGACACCCTGA
- the wu:fb55g09 gene encoding uncharacterized protein wu:fb55g09 isoform X3: MLSEMMCRRSWQQQDGKEAAERDPSIRRKHGWSKSCRGRLQGRRTGRGGWPKGRNHHHHHQHPQRHRPHHYPQPQHFQRPVMSLRPVNVKGNRARGMRAPKNTNQFLMHEKYQMLHMRSDSVGSDSGSCSDSEVELTDMDSYLGVLENARGALLDSPNPHGSTAPPGQILVLHDDSLRLQDDSLRLPEDSLRLQEDSMQYFPSEDDLIQSQNFMQRDFVEFCDILTP; this comes from the exons ATGCTCTCAGAGATGATGTGCAGGAGGAgctggcagcagcaggatgggAAAGAGGCTGCAGAGAGGGACCCTTCCATTCGTAGGAAACACGGCTGGTCCAAGAGCTGCAGGGGGCGCCTGCAGGGCCGGAGGACAGGAAGGGGAGGGTGGCCAAAAGGGCGcaatcaccaccaccaccaccagcacccTCAACGTCATCGTCCTCATCATTACCCTCAGCCACAACACTTCCAGAGGCCGGTGATGTCCCTCCGGCCCGTTAACGTCAAAGGAAACAGAGCGAGGGGGATGCGGGCCCCCAAGAACACCAACCAGTTTCTAATGCACGAGAAGTACCAGATGCTGCATATGCGCTCCGACTCAGTGGGGAGCGACAGCGGCAGCTGCTCCGACAGCGAGGTGGAGCTCACAGACATGGACTCATACCTGGGCGTCCTGGAGAATGCAAGAGGAGCCCTTTTGGACAGTCCCAACCCACACGGCTCAACGGCGCCACCAGGACAGATTCTGGTACTGCACGATGACAGTC TGCGTCTGCAGGATGACAGTCTGCGTCTGCCAGAGGACAGTCTGCGTCTGCAGGAGGACAGCATGCAATATTTCCCCTCTGAAGATGACCTGATTCAGAGCCAGAATTTCATGCAGAGGGACTTTGTTGAGTTCTGTGACATCCTGACACCCTGA
- the wu:fb55g09 gene encoding uncharacterized protein wu:fb55g09 isoform X4 produces MLSEMMCRRSWQQQDGKEAAERDPSIRRKHGWSKSCRGRLQGRRTGRGGWPKGRNHHHHHQHPQRHRPHHYPQPQHFQRPVMSLRPVNVKGNRARGMRAPKNTNQFLMHEKYQMLHMRSDSVGSDSGSCSDSEVELTDMDSYLGVLENARGALLDSPNPHGSTAPPGQILVLHDDSPRLQEDSLRLQEDSMQYFPSEDDLIQSQNFMQRDFVEFCDILTP; encoded by the exons ATGCTCTCAGAGATGATGTGCAGGAGGAgctggcagcagcaggatgggAAAGAGGCTGCAGAGAGGGACCCTTCCATTCGTAGGAAACACGGCTGGTCCAAGAGCTGCAGGGGGCGCCTGCAGGGCCGGAGGACAGGAAGGGGAGGGTGGCCAAAAGGGCGcaatcaccaccaccaccaccagcacccTCAACGTCATCGTCCTCATCATTACCCTCAGCCACAACACTTCCAGAGGCCGGTGATGTCCCTCCGGCCCGTTAACGTCAAAGGAAACAGAGCGAGGGGGATGCGGGCCCCCAAGAACACCAACCAGTTTCTAATGCACGAGAAGTACCAGATGCTGCATATGCGCTCCGACTCAGTGGGGAGCGACAGCGGCAGCTGCTCCGACAGCGAGGTGGAGCTCACAGACATGGACTCATACCTGGGCGTCCTGGAGAATGCAAGAGGAGCCCTTTTGGACAGTCCCAACCCACACGGCTCAACGGCGCCACCAGGACAGATTCTGGTACTGCACGATGACAGTCCGCGTCTGCAG GAGGACAGTCTGCGTCTGCAGGAGGACAGCATGCAATATTTCCCCTCTGAAGATGACCTGATTCAGAGCCAGAATTTCATGCAGAGGGACTTTGTTGAGTTCTGTGACATCCTGACACCCTGA